In Candidatus Sulfurimonas marisnigri, a single genomic region encodes these proteins:
- a CDS encoding PhnA domain-containing protein, producing the protein MGVEKELQSRSGGICELCGSSEGLVALEVAPSDGSSETSVYICSTCNTQIENPDSMDENHFNCLNDSMWSEVPAVKVLTFRLLSKLTRQDLVDMMYLEDSERAWAESGISSSPAVVHKDSNGVILQAGDTVVIIKDLEVKGAGFTAKRGTAVRNISLVHDDAEHIEGRVNGTKIFILTKFLKKS; encoded by the coding sequence ATGGGCGTAGAAAAAGAGTTACAAAGTAGAAGTGGTGGCATATGTGAGCTGTGCGGAAGCAGCGAAGGGCTTGTCGCTTTAGAAGTCGCACCGTCTGATGGAAGCAGTGAAACATCTGTTTATATATGTTCTACATGTAACACTCAAATAGAGAACCCAGATAGTATGGATGAGAACCATTTTAACTGCTTAAATGATAGTATGTGGAGTGAAGTACCAGCGGTAAAAGTTTTAACTTTTAGACTTTTAAGCAAACTTACTCGTCAAGATTTAGTAGATATGATGTACCTTGAAGATAGTGAAAGAGCTTGGGCTGAATCAGGTATTAGCAGTTCGCCAGCAGTTGTTCACAAAGACTCTAATGGTGTTATTCTTCAAGCTGGAGACACAGTCGTAATTATAAAAGACTTAGAGGTTAAAGGTGCCGGTTTTACTGCAAAACGTGGTACTGCAGTTAGAAATATTTCATTGGTACATGATGACGCAGAACATATTGAAGGTCGTGTAAATGGTACAAAGATTTTTATTCTCACAAAGTTTCTTAAAAAATCATAA